In Aquimarina sp. TRL1, a single window of DNA contains:
- a CDS encoding FixH family protein, which produces MKINWGTSIVLVFIGFISFIMFFVIKMNTQEKYNHHLVTEDYYKKELAFQKEIDAAKNTSLLKNSLNVRQVDDQLIIYFPEDLDPAKISGTITLYRPSNENLDFEIPIQLEGSKVEIPQERLVAGRWNINISWNYQGVPYLFKKPITL; this is translated from the coding sequence ATGAAAATTAACTGGGGAACATCCATCGTACTTGTATTTATAGGGTTCATATCTTTTATCATGTTTTTTGTGATAAAAATGAATACGCAGGAAAAATACAATCATCACCTTGTAACAGAAGATTATTACAAAAAGGAGCTTGCTTTTCAGAAAGAAATTGATGCAGCAAAAAATACGAGCTTATTAAAAAACAGCCTGAATGTAAGACAGGTAGACGATCAGTTAATAATTTATTTTCCCGAGGATTTAGATCCTGCAAAAATATCAGGAACCATCACTTTATATCGCCCTTCTAATGAGAATCTTGATTTTGAAATACCAATACAGTTAGAAGGCTCAAAAGTAGAAATTCCTCAGGAACGCCTGGTAGCAGGTCGATGGAATATCAATATCTCATGGAACTATCAGGGCGTTCCATATTTATTCAAAAAACCAATCACACTGTAA
- a CDS encoding Crp/Fnr family transcriptional regulator, producing the protein MNPIQQLTDKIHASDLWEKEICIPRNGFLSKNGTIDTNLYYIQEGSIRIYVIDETEEQTIRFGYRNNFIAALDSFISETPSELYLQAIKKTQIKVLRKKTFMDFIDSSSEYLSLWKQIVGMLIYQQMERERDILTSSPVERYQRVLKRSPQLFQEVPHKYIASYLRMSPETLSRIKKS; encoded by the coding sequence ATGAACCCTATTCAACAATTAACAGATAAAATTCATGCCAGTGATCTTTGGGAAAAAGAAATCTGTATCCCCAGAAATGGGTTCCTTTCTAAAAATGGCACCATAGACACTAACCTATATTACATTCAAGAGGGCAGCATTCGCATCTATGTTATTGACGAAACCGAAGAACAAACCATTCGATTCGGATATAGAAATAATTTTATCGCTGCACTGGACTCTTTTATCAGTGAAACACCTTCCGAACTCTATTTACAAGCAATAAAAAAAACACAGATAAAAGTGTTACGCAAGAAGACATTTATGGATTTTATAGATAGTTCTTCCGAATATTTGAGCTTATGGAAGCAAATCGTTGGGATGCTTATATATCAGCAAATGGAAAGAGAAAGAGATATTCTCACCTCATCTCCGGTAGAACGATATCAGAGGGTCCTAAAAAGAAGCCCTCAGCTGTTTCAGGAAGTTCCGCATAAATACATTGCTTCCTACCTGAGAATGAGCCCTGAAACCTTATCCCGAATTAAAAAGTCTTGA
- the ccoN gene encoding cytochrome-c oxidase, cbb3-type subunit I codes for MKMETFYYDNKIVKNFLYATVLWGIIGMSVGLLLAILFLFPNLTDGIPWLSFGRIRPLHTNAVIFAFVGNAIFAGVYYSTQRLLKTRMFNDLLSKINFWGWQLIIVGAAITLPLGYTSSKEYAELEWPFDIAIAVIWVVFGWNLIGTILKRRQRHLYVAIWFYLATVVTIAVLHIFNSLELPVSALKSYSVYAGVQDALVQWWYGHNAVAFFLTTPFLGLMYYFIPKAANRPVYSYRLSIIHFWSLIFIYIWAGPHHLLYSSLPDWAQNLGVAFSVMLIAPSWGGMINGLLTLRGAWDKVRTDPVLKFMVVAITGYGMATFEGPMLSLKNVNAIAHFSDWVIAHVHVGALAWNGFLTFGMIYWLIPKLFKTKLWSTGLANMHFWIGTLGIIIYALPMYVAGFVQASMWKQFNPDGTLTYGNFLETVNQIIPMYWMRAIGGTMFILGMFIMVYNMYKTIKAGTAVADEKAEAAPLQKITKYRTAKEGYHTWLERRPVKLTIFATIAILIGGAVQIVPTLMVKSNIPTITSVKPYTPLELEGRDIYIRESCVSCHSQMIRPFRSEVERYGEYSKAGEYVYDHPFLWGSKRTGPDLMRIGGKYSDNWHFNHMYDPQSTSPGSIMPAYKWLITDKLDRSLTEDKMEAMVTLGVPYTPEEIERAQKWMDEQAAQIEKNLYNDPEFAESYEADKKYALENGEEFIEMRDREIVALIAYIQRLGTDIKIKDGESVTHKE; via the coding sequence ATGAAAATGGAAACATTCTATTACGATAATAAGATCGTAAAAAATTTCTTGTATGCCACCGTTCTCTGGGGGATTATAGGAATGTCCGTCGGATTACTGCTGGCGATATTATTTTTATTCCCCAATCTTACGGACGGAATCCCCTGGCTTAGTTTTGGTAGAATACGCCCTTTGCATACCAATGCTGTAATTTTTGCCTTTGTAGGGAATGCCATATTTGCAGGGGTTTATTACTCAACTCAACGATTATTAAAAACACGAATGTTTAATGATCTTCTGAGTAAAATCAATTTCTGGGGATGGCAGTTAATCATCGTAGGAGCTGCAATTACACTTCCGTTAGGGTATACTTCTTCTAAAGAATATGCAGAATTAGAATGGCCTTTTGATATTGCCATTGCCGTGATTTGGGTAGTTTTTGGATGGAATCTCATCGGTACCATATTAAAACGAAGACAACGGCATCTCTATGTAGCAATATGGTTTTATCTTGCTACTGTAGTTACAATTGCTGTATTACACATATTTAATAGTTTGGAGCTTCCTGTAAGTGCATTAAAAAGCTACTCTGTATATGCAGGAGTTCAGGATGCCCTGGTACAATGGTGGTATGGTCACAATGCCGTTGCTTTCTTCCTTACGACTCCTTTCTTAGGTCTGATGTATTATTTTATTCCTAAGGCTGCAAATCGTCCTGTATATTCATATAGATTATCCATTATACATTTCTGGTCTCTGATTTTTATCTATATCTGGGCCGGTCCCCATCACCTCTTATACTCCTCTCTACCAGATTGGGCACAAAATTTAGGAGTTGCATTTTCTGTTATGCTAATCGCACCATCATGGGGAGGTATGATTAATGGTTTATTAACACTGAGAGGAGCCTGGGATAAAGTACGAACAGATCCTGTTCTTAAATTTATGGTAGTAGCTATAACAGGATACGGTATGGCTACATTCGAAGGTCCTATGCTCTCACTAAAAAACGTAAATGCTATTGCTCATTTTAGTGATTGGGTAATTGCTCACGTACACGTAGGAGCATTAGCCTGGAACGGGTTCCTTACTTTTGGTATGATCTACTGGCTTATCCCTAAATTATTCAAAACTAAATTATGGTCTACCGGTCTTGCCAACATGCATTTCTGGATTGGTACACTAGGAATAATCATTTATGCACTTCCGATGTATGTTGCCGGATTCGTACAGGCATCTATGTGGAAACAATTTAATCCTGATGGTACCCTGACCTATGGTAACTTCCTGGAGACAGTGAATCAAATCATACCTATGTACTGGATGAGAGCTATCGGAGGAACGATGTTTATTCTGGGGATGTTCATCATGGTATACAATATGTATAAAACGATCAAAGCTGGAACCGCAGTAGCAGATGAAAAAGCAGAAGCTGCTCCATTACAAAAAATCACAAAATACAGAACTGCAAAAGAAGGATACCACACCTGGTTAGAAAGAAGACCTGTGAAACTAACCATTTTTGCCACGATTGCAATTCTTATCGGAGGAGCAGTACAGATCGTGCCCACATTAATGGTCAAATCCAATATTCCTACAATCACTAGTGTGAAACCATATACTCCATTAGAATTAGAAGGAAGAGATATCTATATCAGAGAAAGTTGTGTTTCTTGTCATTCTCAGATGATACGACCTTTCAGAAGTGAGGTAGAACGATATGGGGAATATTCCAAAGCAGGAGAGTATGTCTATGATCACCCATTCTTATGGGGTAGTAAGCGTACGGGTCCCGACCTGATGCGAATCGGAGGAAAATACTCAGACAACTGGCATTTTAATCATATGTATGATCCGCAAAGTACATCTCCCGGTTCTATTATGCCTGCATACAAATGGCTTATCACGGATAAACTAGACAGATCCCTAACTGAAGATAAAATGGAAGCGATGGTCACTCTTGGCGTCCCATACACACCGGAAGAAATCGAAAGAGCCCAGAAATGGATGGATGAACAAGCAGCTCAAATAGAGAAAAACCTATACAATGATCCGGAATTTGCAGAAAGTTATGAAGCTGATAAGAAATATGCTCTAGAAAACGGAGAAGAATTTATTGAAATGAGAGATCGTGAAATTGTAGCATTAATTGCCTATATCCAACGATTAGGAACTGATATCAAAATAAAAGACGGAGAAAGTGTAACCCATAAAGAATAA
- a CDS encoding CcoQ/FixQ family Cbb3-type cytochrome c oxidase assembly chaperone: MLKFIKGHMESIEGIEIYPIISLLIFGIFFIALFWWVFSAKKDYIKQVSQIPIETEKQKTS, translated from the coding sequence ATGCTAAAATTTATAAAAGGACACATGGAAAGTATTGAAGGTATCGAAATATACCCAATTATCTCCTTATTAATCTTTGGAATATTCTTCATTGCATTGTTCTGGTGGGTATTCTCTGCCAAAAAAGATTATATAAAACAAGTGAGCCAAATTCCAATAGAAACTGAAAAACAAAAGACTTCATGA
- the ccoS gene encoding cbb3-type cytochrome oxidase assembly protein CcoS encodes MSVIYILLTISIIVAIVFFVAFIVSVRNGQFDDTYTPSIRMLFDDELVGEGKKKTTILTKDKQS; translated from the coding sequence ATGAGTGTTATTTACATACTATTAACGATCAGTATTATTGTCGCCATCGTATTCTTTGTAGCATTTATTGTTTCTGTTAGAAATGGACAATTTGATGATACATACACTCCATCCATTCGAATGCTTTTCGATGACGAGTTGGTAGGAGAAGGTAAAAAGAAAACAACAATATTAACGAAAGACAAACAATCATAA
- the ccoG gene encoding cytochrome c oxidase accessory protein CcoG, whose product MEALENEKFRNSISTVTDDGKRAWVYPKKPNGRFYAYREWVSYFLLLFLFTAPFIKVKGNQLFLFNIMERRFNIFGAPFWPQDFHLFVISMIVGIVFIILFTVAFGRIFCGWICPQTIFMEMVFRKIEYWIEGDRGKQIRLDKQPWNAEKIKKRVLKWSVFFFISFLIANIFLAYFIGSDQLVHHISDGPLKHVKTLVSLLIFTGVFYFVFAWFREQVCIIACPYGRLQGVLLDNKSIIVAYDHKRGEQETGRSKFRKNEDRSALGKGDCIDCFQCVQVCPTGIDIRNGTQLECINCTACIDACDHIMEKVKMPKGLIRYASEENIERKAKFSFTPRLIGYSVVLTILIGVLVGMLFLRNDVEANILRLPGQLYERKENNIISNVYTYKLVNKTTLEIENVHFELMSHSGKIELVTHKKFTVPKQGLSEGTLFIEINRAALNGDKDELKIGVYSNGELIETTTTAFLGPRSYK is encoded by the coding sequence TTGGAAGCGCTTGAAAACGAAAAATTCAGAAATTCTATCAGTACTGTAACTGATGATGGAAAACGAGCCTGGGTATATCCCAAAAAACCCAATGGGCGATTCTATGCATATCGCGAATGGGTTAGTTATTTTTTGTTGCTTTTTCTTTTTACAGCTCCTTTTATAAAAGTTAAAGGAAATCAACTGTTCTTATTTAATATCATGGAACGCCGCTTCAATATTTTTGGAGCGCCTTTCTGGCCACAGGATTTTCATCTGTTTGTCATTTCTATGATTGTAGGAATCGTATTCATTATTCTGTTTACGGTAGCATTTGGGCGTATTTTCTGTGGATGGATCTGCCCGCAAACCATTTTTATGGAAATGGTTTTTCGCAAAATAGAATACTGGATAGAAGGAGATAGAGGAAAACAAATTCGACTAGATAAGCAACCCTGGAATGCCGAAAAAATCAAAAAACGCGTGCTAAAGTGGTCCGTCTTTTTTTTCATATCTTTTTTGATTGCTAATATTTTCTTAGCCTACTTTATTGGCAGTGACCAATTAGTACATCATATCTCTGACGGACCATTAAAGCACGTTAAAACACTGGTGTCTTTACTCATATTTACAGGAGTATTCTATTTTGTTTTTGCCTGGTTTAGAGAACAAGTATGTATCATCGCTTGTCCTTACGGAAGACTACAAGGAGTTTTATTAGACAATAAATCGATCATTGTAGCCTATGATCATAAAAGAGGAGAACAAGAGACTGGTCGATCAAAATTCAGAAAAAACGAAGACAGATCCGCATTAGGAAAAGGAGATTGTATCGATTGTTTTCAATGTGTTCAAGTATGCCCCACAGGAATTGATATAAGAAACGGTACGCAGTTAGAATGTATCAACTGTACTGCGTGTATTGATGCCTGTGATCATATTATGGAGAAAGTAAAAATGCCGAAAGGGCTTATCCGATATGCCAGTGAAGAAAATATCGAGCGAAAGGCCAAGTTTTCTTTCACTCCTCGACTTATAGGATATAGTGTCGTTCTCACAATTCTTATCGGAGTGCTTGTCGGAATGCTTTTCTTACGAAATGATGTAGAGGCAAACATACTCAGACTACCTGGACAATTATACGAAAGAAAAGAGAATAATATCATTAGTAATGTATACACATATAAACTCGTAAACAAAACCACTTTGGAAATAGAAAATGTTCATTTCGAACTTATGTCTCATAGCGGTAAAATTGAATTAGTTACACATAAAAAATTCACAGTTCCAAAACAAGGATTATCCGAAGGAACTCTCTTTATTGAGATCAATAGAGCTGCCCTTAATGGAGACAAAGACGAATTAAAAATTGGTGTATACAGTAACGGAGAATTAATAGAAACAACAACTACGGCTTTTTTAGGTCCTAGAAGTTATAAGTAA
- the pdxH gene encoding pyridoxamine 5'-phosphate oxidase, with amino-acid sequence MKEESHNPIAHFQQWFYEVEKAHPEDEVNIMSLSTIGNDGFPKNRIVLLKRFTWEGFYFFTNYNSEKGIAIRNNPLVSLSFFWKKAAREVHIYGKATKIPVNLSQGYFDSRPRGSQLSTWASMQGSKIASRKQLDEQLAHYDSLFRNKEIPMPAYWGGYLVSPKTITFIDHKKNDKNHHLTYCLQKNYHWIKQTHSK; translated from the coding sequence ATGAAAGAAGAAAGTCATAATCCGATAGCACATTTTCAGCAATGGTTTTATGAAGTTGAAAAAGCACATCCCGAAGATGAGGTTAATATCATGTCATTATCAACTATTGGAAATGATGGTTTTCCCAAAAACAGGATTGTTTTATTAAAAAGATTTACTTGGGAAGGGTTCTATTTTTTTACTAATTATAATAGTGAAAAAGGAATCGCTATCAGAAACAACCCACTGGTTTCTCTTTCTTTTTTTTGGAAAAAAGCAGCCCGGGAGGTTCATATTTATGGAAAAGCAACTAAAATCCCTGTAAATTTATCACAAGGTTATTTTGACTCACGTCCCAGAGGAAGTCAATTAAGCACATGGGCTTCTATGCAAGGAAGCAAAATTGCTTCAAGAAAACAATTAGATGAACAGCTCGCTCATTACGATTCTTTGTTTCGGAATAAAGAAATCCCCATGCCGGCATATTGGGGAGGGTATCTGGTCAGTCCAAAAACTATAACTTTTATCGATCACAAAAAAAATGATAAAAATCATCATTTAACCTACTGTTTACAGAAAAATTATCACTGGATTAAACAGACTCATTCTAAATAA
- a CDS encoding sulfite exporter TauE/SafE family protein: protein MLVAALILGFLGSFHCIGMCGPIAFMLPVDRNNSLKKVFQIFLYHSGRLLSYTIIGVFFGVLGKSLYLFGIQQKLSIIIGVLMVLFVLLPDRLLAKYNISKPVFSIIGKVKNALGKELKKKSNDTFLTIGFLNGFLPCGLVYMAVFGAIATGGIVEGALYMTSFGIGTIPLMTATVYISRFLSGNIRRHILKAIPVFVVIIGLLFIIRGLGLGIPYLSPKAVTEVVSSNFECYK from the coding sequence GTGTTAGTAGCAGCGCTCATATTAGGATTTCTAGGTAGTTTTCACTGCATTGGCATGTGCGGACCGATTGCTTTTATGCTTCCTGTAGACAGAAATAATTCTTTGAAAAAAGTTTTTCAAATATTTCTTTATCACAGCGGCAGGCTACTTTCTTATACAATCATAGGAGTATTTTTTGGAGTATTGGGAAAAAGTCTGTACTTATTCGGAATACAGCAGAAACTTTCTATTATCATTGGGGTACTGATGGTACTGTTTGTCCTACTCCCTGATCGGCTACTTGCTAAATATAATATATCTAAACCGGTTTTTTCTATCATTGGAAAGGTAAAAAATGCATTGGGAAAAGAACTCAAAAAGAAGAGCAATGACACTTTTCTCACCATTGGTTTTTTAAATGGTTTTCTTCCCTGCGGATTGGTCTATATGGCTGTTTTCGGTGCAATTGCCACTGGCGGGATAGTAGAAGGTGCTCTATACATGACCTCCTTTGGCATCGGAACGATCCCTCTAATGACAGCAACAGTATACATCAGCCGTTTTTTATCAGGAAATATTCGGCGTCACATCCTCAAAGCAATCCCTGTTTTTGTCGTTATTATTGGGCTCTTATTTATTATTCGAGGACTGGGACTTGGAATTCCCTACTTATCTCCCAAAGCTGTAACAGAAGTGGTTTCTTCTAATTTTGAATGCTATAAATAA
- a CDS encoding cbb3-type cytochrome c oxidase N-terminal domain-containing protein yields MRTISSYLRVIAFIAITYILIEWVVESGDESAFVANPYTLLIIGLVALFAVAFEICISAVKGTLFMALSPEAQERFKAAEKEKKEKQYKWIKEKYKKLLDSKPIEDEAEIILDHNYDGIQELDNNLPPWWVYGFYMTIIFGTVYLVRFHIMNDYTQAEEYEMEVAEAKIAIEEYKRTAKDLIDANTVTLLTDASDLKAGKATFSANCVACHKADGGGGIGPNLTDPYWILGGGIKNVFRTISEGGRDGKGMVAWKQNLKPSEIAQVASYVISLGGTTPTEPKEPEGDIWKDPETENSK; encoded by the coding sequence ATGAGAACGATTTCATCATATCTTAGAGTAATCGCATTTATTGCTATTACGTATATTTTAATAGAATGGGTAGTAGAATCCGGAGATGAATCTGCATTTGTAGCAAACCCATATACACTACTAATCATAGGATTGGTAGCCTTGTTTGCTGTTGCTTTTGAGATTTGTATCAGTGCAGTAAAAGGTACCTTATTCATGGCCTTAAGCCCGGAAGCACAAGAACGGTTTAAAGCAGCAGAAAAAGAGAAAAAAGAGAAACAATATAAATGGATTAAAGAAAAATACAAAAAACTTTTAGATAGCAAACCTATAGAAGATGAAGCAGAAATCATTCTGGATCACAACTACGATGGAATACAGGAATTAGACAATAATTTGCCTCCATGGTGGGTCTACGGGTTTTATATGACCATCATATTTGGAACCGTTTACTTGGTTCGATTCCATATAATGAATGATTATACCCAGGCAGAAGAGTATGAAATGGAAGTTGCTGAAGCGAAAATCGCGATTGAAGAATACAAACGTACAGCAAAAGACCTTATCGATGCCAATACGGTAACCTTATTAACAGATGCTTCGGATCTAAAAGCCGGTAAAGCTACTTTCTCCGCTAATTGTGTTGCTTGTCATAAAGCTGACGGAGGAGGAGGAATAGGACCAAATCTTACCGATCCATATTGGATTCTCGGAGGAGGAATTAAAAATGTTTTCAGAACCATCTCAGAAGGAGGACGTGATGGAAAAGGGATGGTTGCCTGGAAACAAAACCTAAAACCTTCAGAGATTGCACAAGTTGCCAGTTATGTTATTTCATTAGGAGGTACAACTCCAACCGAACCTAAAGAACCAGAAGGAGATATCTGGAAAGACCCTGAAACAGAAAACAGCAAATAA
- a CDS encoding DinB family protein, translated as MTIKTTSLLEDLTQRTKQHLIKLEQLQHLSIVALQQRPAPQAWNILECIEHLNLYGDFYIPEMKNSIHHSPYSYNPIFKSGLLGNYFANMMLPGKTMKSMRTFADKNPYNASLDISVLKKFNHQLHDILSILENCATKNLSKTKTSISISKWIKLRLGDTLRVVIYHNERHLEQALRCIKKPGDIQVPKTK; from the coding sequence ATGACTATAAAAACAACCTCCTTACTAGAGGACCTGACTCAACGTACCAAACAACATCTAATAAAACTAGAACAATTACAACATCTATCAATTGTAGCACTACAACAGCGACCAGCTCCTCAGGCATGGAATATATTAGAATGTATTGAACACCTAAACTTATACGGGGATTTTTACATTCCCGAAATGAAAAACAGCATCCATCACAGTCCATATTCATATAATCCGATATTCAAAAGCGGATTACTGGGGAATTATTTTGCTAATATGATGCTTCCAGGAAAAACAATGAAGTCCATGCGAACATTTGCGGATAAAAATCCATATAATGCTTCACTAGATATTTCAGTACTGAAAAAGTTTAACCATCAACTTCATGATATATTATCAATACTGGAGAATTGTGCGACTAAAAACCTCAGCAAGACCAAAACATCTATCAGTATCTCTAAATGGATCAAATTGCGTTTGGGGGATACGCTTAGAGTAGTGATTTATCATAATGAAAGGCACCTGGAACAAGCTTTAAGATGTATAAAAAAGCCAGGGGACATCCAGGTGCCTAAAACAAAATAA
- a CDS encoding universal stress protein produces the protein MKNILIPTDFSENSWNAITYALSFLEDQPCNFYIVHVSPLKVNGTASLYGIKNIVLENKGDYNVAEEQEKLLGRMREYATGKAHRFFMLHEHSFFIEAIRKQVVENEIDLIIMGTKGASGLKEAVIGSNTGDVITKVQCPVLVIPENATYKPPKEIAFPTDFNIYYKNRVLDTITEIITMKDAMLRILHISKKKQELTALQHKNQMFLDDSLSKNEHSFHFETHQSIEEGVQRFVEKNSIDMIAMVAKNLNFFQKLLFRPVVENISYHTKIPFLVLHE, from the coding sequence ATGAAGAATATCCTTATTCCCACCGATTTTTCTGAAAATTCGTGGAATGCAATTACATATGCGTTATCCTTTTTGGAGGATCAGCCATGCAACTTTTATATAGTGCATGTCTCTCCATTAAAGGTAAATGGGACTGCTTCTTTATATGGAATAAAAAATATTGTATTAGAAAACAAAGGCGATTATAATGTAGCCGAAGAGCAGGAGAAACTGCTAGGAAGAATGCGTGAATATGCAACGGGCAAAGCTCATCGTTTTTTTATGTTGCACGAACATTCTTTTTTTATAGAAGCTATCCGCAAACAGGTAGTAGAAAATGAAATTGATCTCATTATTATGGGAACAAAAGGAGCTTCGGGACTAAAAGAAGCAGTTATAGGGAGTAATACGGGGGATGTAATTACCAAAGTACAATGCCCTGTTTTGGTAATTCCGGAAAATGCAACCTATAAACCGCCGAAGGAAATCGCTTTCCCTACAGATTTTAATATCTATTATAAAAATAGGGTGCTAGATACGATTACTGAGATTATAACAATGAAAGATGCTATGTTGCGCATTCTCCATATCTCGAAGAAAAAACAAGAATTAACAGCACTACAACATAAAAACCAGATGTTTTTGGATGATAGCCTCTCCAAAAATGAGCATAGCTTTCATTTTGAAACCCATCAAAGTATTGAAGAAGGGGTTCAGAGGTTTGTAGAAAAAAACTCCATTGATATGATTGCTATGGTAGCAAAGAATCTTAATTTTTTTCAAAAATTACTGTTCAGACCGGTTGTAGAAAATATTAGTTACCATACAAAAATCCCATTTCTGGTATTGCACGAATAG
- the hemN gene encoding oxygen-independent coproporphyrinogen III oxidase, with the protein MCSNLIDKYNIPGPRYTSYPTVPYWENDTFSLKKWKESIKRSFKESNDKEGISLYIHLPFCESMCTFCGCNKRITRRHEVEGPYISTLLKEWELYRALFDGKPTIKELHLGGGTPTFFSPENLAALIHGIVRHAKIAEDHEFSFEGHPNNTTREHLQALYDVGFRRVSYGVQDYNKAVQKAIHRVQPFERVKKVTDLAREIGYTSIGHDIIFGLPFQTKTEVAHTIERTKELSPDRLAFYSYAHVPWIKGNGQRGYNEADLPSGEEKRMQYEIGKGMLSEAGYTEIGMDHFALENDTLYESMESQRLHRNFMGYTASKTQLMIGLGVSSISDSWYGFAQNVKGIEEYEHLIREGVIPVYRGHILTEEDEIIRKHILNLMCHFETFWDDDTFRFTELPDVLVRLQEMERDSLLEILPNGIRITEKGRPFVRNICMSFDLRLQRHKPETRLFSMTV; encoded by the coding sequence ATGTGTAGTAATTTAATTGATAAATATAATATTCCGGGACCTCGATATACCAGTTATCCAACTGTTCCATATTGGGAGAATGATACATTTTCATTAAAAAAATGGAAGGAGTCAATTAAAAGATCCTTTAAGGAGAGTAATGATAAGGAAGGGATTAGTCTGTATATACATCTTCCATTCTGTGAGAGTATGTGTACTTTTTGTGGATGTAATAAACGAATTACGAGACGGCATGAAGTGGAAGGACCATATATTAGTACTTTATTAAAAGAGTGGGAATTGTATCGAGCTCTTTTTGATGGAAAGCCAACAATAAAGGAACTACACCTAGGAGGGGGAACACCTACTTTCTTTTCTCCAGAGAATCTGGCAGCTTTGATTCATGGGATAGTACGTCATGCTAAGATAGCAGAAGATCATGAATTTAGTTTTGAAGGACATCCGAACAATACCACCCGAGAGCATTTACAGGCATTGTATGATGTTGGTTTTAGAAGAGTGAGTTATGGGGTGCAGGATTATAATAAAGCGGTTCAGAAAGCAATTCATAGAGTACAGCCCTTCGAAAGAGTAAAAAAAGTCACCGATCTGGCAAGAGAAATAGGGTATACTTCCATAGGACATGATATTATTTTTGGTTTGCCCTTTCAGACAAAAACAGAAGTAGCACATACCATAGAAAGAACAAAAGAGTTATCTCCGGATCGCCTGGCATTTTATAGCTATGCGCATGTGCCTTGGATTAAAGGAAATGGGCAGAGAGGTTATAATGAAGCAGATCTGCCTAGTGGAGAGGAAAAGCGGATGCAATATGAAATAGGAAAAGGAATGCTATCAGAAGCTGGATATACAGAAATAGGAATGGATCATTTTGCATTAGAAAATGACACCCTATATGAATCTATGGAATCTCAGAGACTACATCGAAACTTTATGGGGTATACAGCTTCTAAAACCCAATTGATGATTGGATTAGGAGTGTCCTCTATTAGTGATAGCTGGTATGGATTTGCCCAAAATGTAAAAGGAATCGAAGAATACGAACATTTAATAAGAGAAGGAGTAATTCCTGTATATAGAGGGCACATTCTTACTGAAGAAGATGAAATTATAAGAAAACATATTTTGAACCTAATGTGTCATTTTGAAACTTTTTGGGATGATGATACATTTCGTTTTACAGAATTACCTGATGTACTCGTTAGATTGCAGGAAATGGAGCGTGATTCCTTGTTGGAAATTTTACCAAATGGAATTCGTATCACAGAAAAAGGACGCCCGTTTGTACGCAATATATGTATGTCATTTGATCTGAGATTACAACGTCATAAACCAGAGACACGACTGTTCTCTATGACGGTTTAA